The region TGTCTTCCTAATTAAGTAAATGAATGATGGCACAGTGATCAATAGCAGGAGGAGACTAGTGAAATTGTATTCTCTAACCAGCAATTGTTGActctttattaattttatttagctATAAATAGCCTTTATTggtgttatttttaaaaatataaaaaattataatagaaagtgagtacTAAAAAGAGCTGAATCTAAATGGGTTGCTATCTCGGTCATGATATCTATCGGAGCTAGTCGACCTTTGTGAAGTTATTTTTGTGCTCACTCGACCTCAAAACAAGATGTTGCCATGAAATATGTCGAAAGAATATTCTTAGTTCTACAAGCACGTTTCGCCATTGGCCCATTGCCATATGTCTTGTGCGAAACTGTTTGGGGAAGTGCTTACTgacgtcatgtatgcgtgcGTTATAATGCACAACAAAGTTATTATTGATGAAGTGCCAAACACGATTAAGATTAATTGGTTCGGCAAAAATACCACGACTCGTTGAACTCCGCCACTACAACCAACACACCAAGGTGCGATGCCACATTTTTGCGAATACCTAGTCAAACAAATCTGGGATAACTTTAGCCACAATTTAGATTATTTACTTTATGACATCTAATATAATGTAGTTATAGTATTTGAAACTTTTCTTAATAAAATgcaattttagaattttaataaattttgtattttaattaaattaagaaaaataataaaattcaaaaggTTAGTTCTAAGGTCTATGAATTGTTAAGTAAAGAGATGACGAATTGTGAATAATATTATAAAGTATTTAAAAAGTGTTGTGAGACTAGAGTAATATAGTAATAAAGTAGGAGTCCTAGTTTAAGGAACGTTATTGTTGATGATAGGAGTAAAAATTCCGTGGCAATATGATATAGTACATCTAACTTATAATGTTTTGGCAAATGGATCCTTAAAAGGGTTATATAGTAGAAACTAATTAGTGTGAACATAAATACATTCTTTATACTTGAATATACTGCTCCCCTTCTAGAAAATTTGTCTCAGTTCCTTTTTCGCACTCGTTTggcaaaaataatactactaaatagTTATAGttaagagatagtaaagtaagagaaaaaataatgtaaGTAAGActattctgtacattattttctcttttactttatttttcaggACGGAGGGAATAACTACAATCATACAATCTTAATATGGGAGCTTATGGCATCTATacctttatttttcttattagtAGTATATACTAAATGAACGAAAAATAAATGTGGCCATAACTTGAAAGATTACATATAAGTTCACAAACCATCTCATCattatcaattaaattaatttttattcaagCTATTCTACTATAAAGACTATATGAATATACGACCTAATTtgatgattttaattttttgaatttttgacaTGCTACAGAAAACGTATCAAAaactgaaattaattaataaatgctTAAAATTTAAGTTATGGTCGCATTTTGTTATTTGTGTAGATTTTTAGTTTATATATAATGTGTAGAGGAGGATGTCATTATGTACAGTACATATATATGAAGAAGGTCTTGAAGAAATTTCCATAATTTAAAGAATGGATCTAATTAGTTTCACGGCTATACTTTCCATTTGATCATCCGATCATCCCATCAAATATCAGCCGTTCATTTGGATTCTTCCATGATAGAACCACTGGTTATGCTCTTTCTCCATCATTGCTTTCagaatttattcaaattttggaGCCTTCTAGGagtagaagaaaaaaagaatgcTTCACATTAACAAATCCAGTTTTCcctaaaaatccaatctttaacTTACCAAGAAAATGTTCATTTGCACACCCTTCAACTGCAATGGTTTCAATCTCAACTACTTAAAATCCAACAGCTTCAAAAACTTGCTCACACGTCAATTCATCAACCACTTCCAGGTACCAACAGTCCCATGCTCTGTTCCTCTCCCTTCAGTTCATTTATCTGAATCTTGCAAAGCTAATCGAAAAAGATCCCAATTTGTCACTGCTTCAGCTGCTCCAGCAATTGAACCTCCCAAGCCTTGATTCAGAAGCAAAAACCCAAAAGATACTAATATTTTGGTTGTTGGCTCCACCGGTTACATTGGAAATTTTGTGGTGAAAGAGTTAGTGAGAAGAGGGTTTAATGTCATTGCTGTTGCTAGAGAGAGAAGTGGCATAAAGGGCAAGAACAGCAAGGATGAGACACTGGGGTTGTTGAGTGGTGCAAATGCCTGTTTCTCTGATGTAACAAAGTTGGAATCTTTGGAGGAAAGCATTGAGAATCTTGGAATTTCAATTGATGTTGTTGTGTCTTGTTTAGCTAGTAGGACTGTAGGAGTGGTGGAGTCAAAGATTCTTGGTTGAATGCTTATGAGGCAACTAAGAATAGTCTTGTTGTTGGTAGGAAATTTGGGGCTGCACATTTTGTGCTGCTGTCTGCAATCTACGTGCAGAAGCCCCTCCTCGAATTCCAGCGTGCTAAGCTGAAATTCGAGGCGGAGCTGATAAAGGAGACGGGAGGCTATGCGTGTGCAAGCCTATTAGTGAGCCGGATTTGGCTTCCTTCATCGCAGACTGTGTGTTGAGTGAGGAGCTGGTGAATAAGGTTCTACCTATTGGTGGACCGAGGAAGGCAGTGACCCTGTTGGAGCAAGGGGAGATGCTTTTTAGGCTTGCAGGTAAAGGGCCAAAGTTCTTGAAAGTGCCTATACAGATAATGGACTTTGCAATTGGAATTCTTGATTTTCTTGTTAAGATCTTCCCCTCGTTGGAGGATACAGCGGAGTTTGGCAAGATTGGGAGATACTATGCTGCTGAGAGTATGCTGATTTGGGATCCTGAGACGGGCAAGTATGATGCTGATAGCACGCCTAGTTATGGCAACGACACGTTGGAGGGATTCTTTAAGAGGGTGCTAGAACAGGGAATGGCTGGCCAAGAATTAGGAGAGCAAACAATCTTCTGATTGGAATTCTTTCAAGATTTTGCTTGCTATGTACCTACCTACTATGTGACTATTCTTGCTTAATATGAGAAATTGTGTTTCAGCAGTAAATCATCAAAAGTCGAAGAGATTTTCGTGCAATGTACCTTTCATGATAGCCGAAATTTTATAAGCATGTGTTGTGGCATGTTCTTGAATTCTGGTTATTGCTGTAAATTATCACAAATTAGGTGCACTGATTTTCACAAAAAATTCTATTGAAATTGTCTCTCACAGCAATCTTAACAGCACGAACGAAGCAAATACACGAACGACAATGAATTGAATACTAGTTGTGCAAACTACAGAAAGAAACACATCTACATATCAACATATGCACACACAACAAGAGAAGAGTCCATGTTTAACAAGCATGATTCTGATTCATTTCTGGCTTAATGTGAGTGGTTGTGTCTTGGGATTTTCTTGGCCAGAGAGCGGACCGACAGCAAGATGAGCAGTGCCATCACGACGGATCCAAACAAGGAGACAGCAATTGAACCCCCAATGTGCTTGCAGAATTCACCATACAGATTGCAGATCTTGTTCCACCGGACATACTTGTTGCCCTTCAAACCTATGTAAGCAACTCCGCCTGCTGCTCCCGTTGCTGCAGCCATGATTCCGAGCAATAGCTGCATAATGTACATTGTTAGAATCCATAATTATGATCAtctgcttgattttttttctttataattaTGATCAGTGTTTTTAGCATGAAGTATTGAGAGCTTACGACGTCGAAAATGATGAAGTGAGAGATGAGTCTTGTATGGATGCCTGGTTTGCGTAGAGCCAAGAGAGAGATGAGGGTTGTTATGAGGCCATACAACCCTGCAACTGAAAGTGCTGCTACAAAGAATCTGCATAATCAATcataaatctcaatttttagaTTTCTATTATTGGCATataaattaaaacttaaaagactTATGATATGTGTATTGCTGAAATCAAATAACTGTCACTTGATGTGGTGACATATCCACATACAAATATCTTTCTTCTTTTCAAGTTGCAGCTGTGGCCTTTGTTtgatatgtataattataacaatagtaataatataaaCGGATTATATAATTGTAATTATTGCGATACAATAGATTCCAAACCAGTTTATTTCTTGAGATACAAAGTATGCCACTTTTGTAACTTTTTTAAACAAAAGTAATCAATAAAATCACGAATAATTATGGTGTTACTAGTGCCAATAGTTATACTCTATTTCAATTTCTAAGGTTAGTTTAGAAGCTTAGTAtacatattaatataattaatttgctTAAATTGGTGAAGAAAAGAAACCATTTGTATATGAAATTCTTCTAGACTTTTATGATTTTATAGGGGTATATATTTCACGCATAGGTTGGTCGCAGGTAAGCAATGAAAAGATTGGGTGATAATACCACCTATTGTTAGTCAAACAAACAGGTACGAATTAGTCAAAAAATCACTTTaaagaagaaataaatatttattataaaatttgccGTTTTTCATTAAGCAAAGAAGATAAGTTTTGGTACCACTAAATATAACAGCCGCCAAATTAGAACTCCATGAACGCAGCAACACAATCAGATTTCTCAACTAACATATTGATTTATTAACTAACAATTAAAGTTTTCATTGAACTACTACCCAGGGTGGGTCAGTACTGCATACCGAAACTAccataatatatattgtatCAAAATTTCAGTATGAATAAAAACTACTTTATCAAAAATTTTAGTATACCGAATTTTCAGTATGGTTAATTTTAATATTGACACGACACCA is a window of Salvia splendens isolate huo1 chromosome 3, SspV2, whole genome shotgun sequence DNA encoding:
- the LOC121795934 gene encoding CASP-like protein 1 translates to MASSIATEPEKMAAGPPPAVEKESFPVADVVLRFLVFASGLVAVLVMVTSKETQVVGQSPIPPFGLVRQSAKFNHSPAFVFFVAALSVAGLYGLITTLISLLALRKPGIHTRLISHFIIFDVLLLGIMAAATGAAGGVAYIGLKGNKYVRWNKICNLYGEFCKHIGGSIAVSLFGSVVMALLILLSVRSLAKKIPRHNHSH